One part of the Corallococcus caeni genome encodes these proteins:
- a CDS encoding IF-2 protein, translating to MTTHSPQGFGYRARRTFTRLLVFLVILGLGGGVVFLLGQLNARTFTVVQENGELVVMKGRALPTGAAAYRPGDPRLADAYAPLPLEGQDVTLLTQQKFTDRDDLDRALFPLLETLARPRIASGEPAKVERGLYYLRRAEKLAGITEEQRRSLQSMLTDVAFYQARQKLEDARRLVSEGLAQLKLAAETENRHARAANQMLTTVGPTARNLEEALRRAVHTESAPDNSPVAPAPQQPAPSPSGDAAQQPPAAAPTPDAGRAP from the coding sequence ATGACCACCCATTCACCGCAGGGTTTCGGCTACCGGGCCCGTCGCACCTTCACCCGGCTGCTCGTCTTCCTCGTCATCCTGGGCCTGGGTGGCGGCGTCGTCTTCCTCCTGGGCCAGCTCAACGCCCGCACCTTCACCGTCGTGCAGGAGAACGGCGAGCTGGTGGTGATGAAGGGCCGCGCCCTGCCCACGGGCGCCGCCGCCTACCGCCCCGGTGACCCGCGCCTCGCGGACGCCTACGCCCCGCTCCCCCTGGAGGGCCAGGACGTCACCCTGCTGACGCAGCAGAAGTTCACCGACCGGGACGACCTGGACCGCGCCCTCTTCCCCCTCCTGGAGACCCTGGCCCGCCCGCGCATCGCGTCCGGCGAGCCCGCCAAGGTGGAGCGCGGCCTCTACTACCTGCGCCGCGCGGAGAAGCTCGCCGGCATCACGGAGGAGCAGCGCCGCAGCCTCCAGTCCATGCTCACCGACGTCGCCTTCTACCAGGCGCGCCAGAAGCTGGAGGACGCCCGCCGCCTCGTGTCGGAAGGGCTGGCCCAGCTCAAGCTCGCCGCGGAGACGGAGAACCGCCACGCCCGCGCCGCCAACCAGATGCTCACCACCGTGGGCCCCACCGCCCGCAACCTGGAGGAGGCCCTGCGCCGCGCCGTCCACACGGAGAGCGCCCCGGACAACAGCCCTGTAGCACCGGCGCCCCAGCAGCCCGCTCCGTCACCTTCCGGTGACGCCGCCCAGCAGCCCCCGGCCGCCGCCCCAACCCCCGACGCGGGCCGCGCGCCCTGA
- a CDS encoding methyltransferase domain-containing protein, whose product MGPSELLPRYIFAESLFARRRVLEVDAVASTGGESARFLVERGARTVVACDADVAAVEAAQKAHAHPQLRFRANVYDDLEAGSFDLVLVTDLAPYVRAPELLAELARLVARQGFLVGGLRNIAGLALPQLLEPEEAVPPTYGQLLDALSAHFPHVEVATQSPVLGYQLAFERGEGLQVDGSLVRHSEAAYFVVMAGLEPARVVDPTWVQLPPEPLAFTRGKLDEVAARAKTWEERAGRLKEAVSKLRAEIGDREAEVVALKPALEGARQDMARLTAQLEQARGTVESARERDDLSSRLRRRELELQVATERIADADRRLTAQRLEVEAAQRAQAEAGVQVLAAQESVRLERARREETAATLDEARERLTQAYTELRTLQDELGALRIDRERDRLAAERAQDGAEDRRRQAEAARERELRIAEQYSTALAAVEHLKAELARAQDSARTAGDAVPVKEAELARARRELAEAQQRMHSAEGARKDAEARLSEREALLRGLETELTAAREAEGRLRQELEGRAQSESAARALAARLEEELHAAGLRLEKLEAEQQRVESAQHVAGQRLAAAETERVRVEAALVQAIDAERAQAQARLEEALAQARAEADERVTNALAAAHSDADSRQERALAEAREQGEARLEEARARFERTLAEAREQEEARLVQALEEARGLAERALAEAREQEEARAAQALEAARADADASVERALVAAREAAQALEASRSDTDSRVERALADAREAALALEAARVDADARVERATAEAAQALDAVRADADVRVERATAEAAQALDAVRADADARVERAMAEAAQALTEVRADADARVERAMAEAAQALTETRANADALLAKALADAAAERDAALAEAESRREQALAEVRASASAQRSRHLADVEARAAQALAEVRAEAEAQRIQALEDARAEAEAERVRQLEEAELRAARMLAEVRAEADAVLARRLEEAEARAARALAEARAESSGQTEQVLSDVRAEAEARLAAAEVRASEALEAAVELARSEARDTLAREVWEHGARLAESNQAREAAEGRSVELEATLRTLRQELTDSEALAALIQEDLAREQKARASVQAELDAARESLITEQERGARWEALLADTQAQLLSEREQQARAQVALANLQESLDAERALRARLEGSESSWNEAQSALESDRLRLDAALGVARTVLEEERAQRTRLEASFAQLQKDSASALEASRAAAQEARTQLEAELSTARAARLSTEAAFEHTRQTLSEVQAAFTEAQRTNEAALLELRQAQATALEEARAYARELEEARAALADAKQAQAAQDATVRELRAELTEARRSEVEALSSLDDARTQEARDRESRAKDEAALRSELETLRAESTAQRERLSEAEQAQAAVQARLESERLQWEATAREQQARLAEVEARRAALEASLSDTESRYTEEAARLPAMQQALAEAEARLATETTRVLSLEQALAEADARRATESARLASLEQALAEADTRRVAESTRLASLEQALAEAEARLATETERFAVKVAEAESRQSTETAEAEARLAAESSRRSELEAALAEAESRQATESTRRVALEASLAEVESRQAAESARRSELEASIATAEATIASESARRSELEASLKEAESRLSTLEQALAEAEKRSASETSRRVGLEASLTEVEFRLAAETSNLSALEDSLAQAEARLAAGSQSQDAAREAEARAARLTESLTAREQELREASALRVSMEAQLEGALSRTERQQQDLDELREQLGLKEQELTALRAETARLGAAHQELMRLGAELQRAHAALHERSQQVGRLEAELVDASDRLAATREHAEVLVVQLETARRFAGKATNLEASLEGLRAELEAARAETARLTETGNERTAILEGQLADLTARAEQERAELEARLTSVTTEKAELQVRLSEVSSQAGTEQAELELRLTEALTSAGTDKATLELRLNEALARASLEKAELETRLNELLANAGTEKAELEARLHQSAEQTRESLAALEARLATALEDARTEQAALESRVAALTQAAADAEAQARRADSERTAMASERERLQSDLTVARAARVRLEGRANSLETAAADAVRILDAERAERDQLAARIREQQARLEALETERETLVQALEEAKSSAAPPPEDVLEMAAEMEVLQAHVEKMQDQLAAREAELAELRRSSAPGASRRAMPALDVPSPPKKVGERE is encoded by the coding sequence ATGGGGCCCAGCGAGCTGCTGCCCCGCTACATCTTCGCGGAGAGCCTGTTCGCGCGCCGTCGCGTGCTGGAGGTCGACGCCGTGGCCTCCACGGGCGGCGAGAGCGCGCGCTTTCTCGTGGAGCGGGGTGCTCGCACCGTGGTGGCGTGCGACGCGGACGTGGCGGCGGTGGAGGCGGCGCAGAAGGCCCATGCGCACCCGCAGCTGCGCTTCCGCGCCAACGTCTATGACGACCTGGAGGCGGGCAGCTTCGACCTGGTGCTGGTGACGGACCTGGCGCCCTACGTGCGCGCGCCGGAGCTGCTGGCGGAGCTGGCGCGGCTGGTGGCCCGGCAGGGCTTCCTGGTGGGCGGCCTGCGCAACATCGCGGGGCTGGCGCTGCCGCAGCTGCTGGAGCCGGAAGAGGCGGTGCCGCCCACGTACGGGCAGCTGCTGGACGCGCTGAGCGCGCACTTCCCGCATGTGGAGGTGGCCACGCAGTCGCCGGTGCTGGGCTACCAGCTCGCGTTCGAGCGGGGCGAGGGCTTGCAGGTGGACGGCTCGCTCGTGCGGCACAGCGAGGCGGCGTACTTCGTGGTGATGGCGGGCCTGGAGCCGGCGCGGGTGGTGGACCCGACGTGGGTGCAGCTGCCGCCGGAGCCGCTGGCCTTCACGCGCGGCAAGCTGGACGAGGTCGCGGCCCGGGCGAAGACGTGGGAGGAGCGGGCGGGGCGGCTGAAGGAGGCGGTGTCGAAGCTTCGCGCGGAGATTGGTGACCGCGAGGCGGAGGTGGTCGCGCTCAAGCCGGCGCTGGAGGGCGCGCGGCAGGACATGGCGCGGCTGACCGCGCAGCTGGAGCAGGCGCGGGGCACGGTGGAGTCCGCGCGCGAGCGGGACGACCTGAGCAGCCGGCTGCGGCGGCGCGAGCTGGAGTTGCAGGTCGCGACGGAGCGGATCGCGGACGCGGACCGGCGGCTGACGGCGCAGCGCCTGGAGGTGGAGGCGGCGCAGCGCGCGCAGGCGGAGGCGGGCGTGCAGGTGCTGGCCGCGCAGGAGTCGGTGCGGCTGGAGCGGGCGCGGCGCGAGGAGACGGCGGCGACGCTGGACGAGGCGCGCGAGCGGCTGACGCAGGCGTACACGGAGCTGCGCACGCTGCAGGACGAGTTGGGCGCGCTGCGCATCGACCGAGAGCGGGACCGGCTGGCTGCGGAGCGCGCGCAGGACGGGGCCGAGGACCGGCGCCGGCAGGCGGAGGCGGCTCGCGAGCGGGAGCTGCGCATCGCGGAGCAGTATTCGACGGCGCTCGCGGCGGTGGAGCACCTGAAGGCGGAGCTGGCGCGCGCGCAGGATTCCGCGCGGACGGCGGGCGACGCGGTGCCGGTGAAGGAGGCGGAGCTGGCGCGCGCTCGCCGGGAGCTCGCCGAGGCCCAGCAGCGGATGCACTCCGCGGAAGGGGCGCGCAAGGACGCGGAGGCGCGGCTTTCGGAGCGCGAGGCGCTGCTGCGCGGCCTGGAGACGGAGCTCACCGCGGCGCGCGAGGCGGAAGGCCGGCTGCGGCAGGAGCTGGAAGGGCGCGCGCAGTCCGAGTCGGCGGCGCGGGCGCTGGCGGCGCGGCTGGAGGAGGAGCTCCACGCGGCCGGGCTGCGCCTGGAGAAGCTGGAGGCGGAGCAGCAGCGCGTCGAGTCCGCGCAGCACGTGGCGGGGCAGCGGCTGGCGGCGGCGGAGACGGAGCGCGTCCGGGTGGAGGCCGCGCTCGTCCAGGCCATCGACGCGGAGCGGGCCCAGGCGCAGGCACGGCTGGAGGAGGCGCTGGCCCAGGCCCGCGCGGAAGCGGATGAGCGGGTGACGAACGCGCTGGCCGCCGCGCACTCCGACGCGGATTCGCGCCAGGAGCGTGCGCTGGCGGAGGCCCGCGAGCAGGGGGAGGCGCGGCTGGAGGAGGCGCGTGCGCGCTTCGAGCGTACGCTGGCGGAGGCCCGTGAGCAGGAAGAGGCCCGGCTCGTGCAGGCGCTGGAAGAGGCGCGGGGCCTTGCCGAGCGTGCACTGGCGGAGGCCCGTGAGCAGGAGGAGGCGCGGGCCGCGCAGGCGCTGGAGGCGGCTCGGGCTGACGCGGATGCGAGTGTCGAGCGCGCGTTGGTTGCGGCTCGAGAGGCCGCGCAGGCCCTGGAGGCGAGCCGGTCCGACACGGATTCGCGTGTCGAGCGTGCGTTGGCGGATGCGCGTGAGGCGGCGCTGGCGCTGGAGGCAGCCCGGGTTGATGCGGATGCCCGTGTCGAACGTGCGACGGCGGAGGCGGCGCAGGCGCTGGATGCTGTCCGGGCCGACGCGGATGTGCGTGTCGAGCGTGCGACGGCGGAGGCGGCGCAGGCGCTGGATGCTGTCCGGGCCGACGCGGATGCGCGTGTCGAACGTGCGATGGCGGAAGCCGCGCAGGCGCTGACCGAAGTCCGGGCCGACGCGGATGCCCGTGTCGAACGCGCGATGGCGGAAGCGGCGCAGGCCCTGACTGAAACCCGAGCCAATGCGGACGCGCTGCTGGCGAAGGCGCTGGCGGACGCGGCGGCCGAGCGGGATGCGGCCCTGGCGGAAGCGGAGAGCCGGCGGGAGCAGGCTCTTGCCGAGGTGCGTGCCAGCGCCTCCGCTCAACGGAGCCGACACCTGGCGGACGTCGAGGCCCGTGCGGCGCAAGCGCTCGCGGAAGTGCGTGCGGAGGCGGAGGCCCAGCGGATCCAGGCCCTCGAGGATGCCCGCGCCGAAGCCGAGGCCGAGCGGGTCCGGCAACTGGAGGAAGCCGAACTCCGCGCGGCGCGGATGCTCGCCGAGGTTCGTGCCGAAGCCGACGCGGTTCTTGCCCGACGGTTGGAGGAAGCCGAAGCCCGCGCGGCTCGTGCGCTCGCGGAAGCCCGCGCGGAGTCGAGCGGCCAGACGGAACAGGTGCTCTCCGATGTCCGCGCCGAGGCGGAGGCCCGGCTCGCGGCGGCGGAGGTGCGTGCCTCGGAAGCCCTGGAGGCCGCGGTCGAACTCGCGCGTTCGGAGGCCCGGGACACCCTGGCCCGTGAGGTGTGGGAACACGGGGCCCGGCTCGCGGAGTCGAACCAGGCCCGCGAGGCCGCCGAGGGACGCAGCGTGGAGCTGGAGGCAACGCTCCGCACGCTGCGGCAGGAGCTGACCGACTCGGAAGCCCTGGCGGCGCTCATCCAGGAGGACCTGGCGCGGGAGCAGAAGGCGCGGGCCTCGGTTCAGGCGGAACTCGACGCGGCTCGCGAGTCGCTGATCACCGAACAGGAGCGGGGGGCTCGCTGGGAGGCGTTGCTCGCCGACACCCAGGCGCAGCTGCTGTCGGAGCGCGAGCAGCAGGCCCGCGCGCAGGTGGCGCTCGCGAACCTGCAAGAGTCGCTCGACGCCGAGCGGGCCCTGCGCGCCCGGCTGGAAGGGTCCGAGTCCTCGTGGAACGAGGCCCAGAGCGCGCTGGAGTCGGACCGGCTGCGGCTGGATGCCGCGCTGGGCGTGGCTCGCACGGTCCTGGAGGAGGAGCGCGCGCAACGGACCCGGCTGGAGGCGTCGTTCGCCCAGCTCCAGAAGGACTCTGCCTCGGCGCTGGAAGCGTCGCGGGCTGCGGCACAGGAGGCTCGGACCCAGCTCGAAGCGGAGCTGTCCACGGCGCGCGCCGCGCGGCTGTCCACCGAGGCCGCGTTCGAGCACACGCGCCAGACCCTTTCGGAGGTCCAGGCCGCCTTCACCGAGGCGCAGCGCACGAACGAAGCCGCGTTGCTGGAACTGCGACAGGCGCAGGCGACGGCGCTGGAAGAGGCGCGTGCGTACGCTCGGGAGCTGGAAGAGGCCCGCGCCGCGCTGGCGGACGCGAAGCAGGCGCAGGCGGCCCAGGACGCGACGGTGCGCGAGCTGCGCGCGGAACTCACCGAGGCGCGGCGTTCGGAGGTGGAGGCGCTGTCCTCGTTGGATGACGCCCGCACGCAGGAGGCTCGCGACCGCGAGTCGCGCGCGAAGGACGAGGCCGCGCTCCGCTCGGAGCTGGAGACCCTTCGCGCGGAGTCCACGGCGCAGCGGGAGCGGCTGTCCGAAGCGGAGCAGGCACAGGCCGCAGTCCAGGCCCGGCTGGAATCCGAGCGGCTCCAGTGGGAGGCCACGGCGCGCGAGCAGCAGGCCCGGCTCGCGGAAGTCGAAGCCCGCCGTGCCGCGCTGGAAGCGTCGCTGTCGGACACCGAGTCCCGCTACACCGAGGAGGCCGCACGCCTCCCCGCGATGCAGCAGGCCCTCGCGGAGGCCGAGGCCCGCCTCGCGACCGAGACCACGCGAGTGCTCTCTCTGGAGCAGGCCCTGGCGGAGGCGGACGCCCGGCGTGCCACCGAATCCGCGCGCCTGGCTTCGCTGGAGCAGGCCCTGGCGGAGGCGGACACCCGACGTGTCGCCGAGTCCACGCGGCTGGCTTCGCTGGAACAGGCCCTGGCGGAGGCCGAGGCCCGGCTTGCCACGGAGACGGAACGCTTCGCCGTGAAGGTGGCGGAGGCGGAGTCCCGGCAGTCCACGGAGACCGCGGAGGCCGAGGCCCGGCTTGCGGCGGAGTCCTCGCGGCGCTCCGAATTGGAAGCCGCTCTCGCGGAGGCGGAGTCCCGGCAGGCCACCGAGTCCACACGCCGTGTCGCACTCGAAGCGTCGCTCGCGGAGGTCGAATCCCGGCAGGCCGCGGAGTCCGCGCGCCGCTCCGAACTGGAGGCGTCCATCGCCACGGCGGAGGCCACGATTGCCTCCGAGTCCGCGCGTCGCTCCGAACTGGAGGCCTCGCTGAAGGAAGCGGAGTCCCGGCTCTCCACGTTGGAGCAGGCCCTCGCGGAAGCAGAGAAGCGCTCTGCCTCCGAGACGTCACGCCGTGTCGGACTCGAAGCCTCGCTGACGGAGGTCGAGTTCCGGCTCGCCGCCGAGACCTCGAACCTCAGCGCGCTGGAGGATTCGCTCGCGCAGGCGGAGGCCCGGCTCGCGGCGGGGTCTCAGTCTCAGGATGCCGCGCGCGAGGCCGAAGCACGGGCGGCGCGTCTCACGGAGTCCCTGACGGCGCGCGAGCAGGAGCTGCGCGAGGCCAGTGCCCTGCGGGTCTCCATGGAGGCGCAGCTGGAAGGCGCGCTCTCGCGGACCGAGCGTCAGCAGCAGGACCTGGACGAGCTGCGCGAGCAGCTGGGCCTGAAGGAGCAGGAGCTGACGGCCCTGCGCGCGGAGACGGCCCGGTTGGGCGCGGCGCACCAGGAGTTGATGCGCTTGGGGGCTGAGCTGCAACGGGCGCACGCCGCGTTGCATGAGCGGAGCCAGCAGGTCGGCCGGCTGGAAGCGGAGTTGGTGGACGCCAGCGACCGGCTCGCCGCGACGCGCGAACACGCGGAGGTGCTCGTGGTGCAGCTCGAAACCGCGCGCCGCTTCGCGGGCAAGGCCACGAACCTGGAGGCGTCGCTGGAGGGCCTGCGCGCCGAACTGGAAGCCGCGCGCGCGGAGACGGCCCGGCTCACGGAGACCGGGAACGAGCGCACGGCTATTTTGGAAGGACAGCTCGCGGACCTCACCGCGCGCGCGGAGCAGGAGCGGGCCGAACTGGAAGCCCGGCTCACGAGCGTCACCACCGAGAAGGCCGAGCTGCAGGTGCGCCTCTCGGAAGTGTCCTCGCAGGCCGGGACGGAGCAGGCGGAGCTGGAGCTGCGCCTCACCGAAGCGCTCACGAGCGCCGGCACGGACAAGGCGACGCTGGAGCTGCGGCTCAACGAAGCGCTCGCGAGGGCCAGCCTGGAGAAGGCCGAACTGGAGACGCGCCTCAACGAACTGCTCGCCAACGCCGGGACGGAGAAGGCCGAGCTCGAAGCCCGCCTCCACCAGTCCGCCGAACAGACCCGCGAATCCCTCGCCGCCCTGGAGGCCCGCCTCGCCACGGCACTCGAGGACGCTCGGACCGAGCAGGCCGCGCTGGAGTCCCGCGTCGCCGCCCTGACCCAGGCCGCCGCCGACGCCGAGGCCCAGGCCCGCCGCGCGGACTCCGAGCGCACCGCCATGGCCTCCGAACGCGAGCGCCTCCAGTCGGACCTCACGGTCGCCCGGGCCGCCCGCGTCCGCCTGGAAGGCCGCGCCAACTCCCTGGAGACCGCCGCCGCGGATGCCGTGCGCATCCTGGACGCCGAGCGCGCCGAACGCGACCAGCTCGCCGCGCGGATCCGCGAACAGCAGGCCCGGCTGGAAGCGCTCGAAACCGAACGCGAGACGCTGGTCCAGGCCCTGGAGGAAGCGAAGTCCTCCGCCGCCCCGCCCCCGGAGGACGTCCTGGAGATGGCCGCGGAGATGGAGGTCCTCCAGGCCCACGTGGAGAAGATGCAGGACCAGCTCGCCGCCCGGGAGGCCGAACTGGCCGAGCTGCGCCGCTCCAGCGCCCCCGGGGCCTCGCGCCGCGCGATGCCAGCACTGGACGTTCCGTCCCCGCCCAAGAAGGTCGGCGAGCGCGAATAA
- the dapF gene encoding diaminopimelate epimerase: MDASERIFKYHGLGNDFVVLDRRRTGVDIDAEQSRWLCDRRRGIGADGVLAILPSSRGLARMVVHNADGSIAEMCGNGLRCAVKYLVDQSGQHPALIDVETGAGVLTCEPGYGDGGVVGVDISMGPARLVAANLPSGTTGQPFVNAPVPGHEGLLGTAVNMGNPHLVLLDQPLEAAERLGPALERHPAFPDRTNVEFVRVDEDGLTVVVWERGCGLTQACGTGACASAVAAVLAKRLPSNAWLRVTLPGGDLRIRVPGDLSDIRLRGPVAFVFEGVVALPRAR; the protein is encoded by the coding sequence GTGGACGCAAGCGAACGCATCTTCAAGTACCACGGGCTGGGCAACGACTTCGTCGTCCTGGACCGCCGCCGCACGGGCGTGGACATCGACGCGGAGCAGTCCCGCTGGCTGTGCGACCGGCGCCGGGGCATCGGCGCGGACGGGGTGCTCGCCATCCTCCCGTCGTCCCGGGGCCTTGCCCGCATGGTCGTCCACAACGCCGACGGCAGCATCGCGGAGATGTGCGGCAACGGCCTGCGCTGTGCGGTGAAGTATCTGGTGGACCAGTCCGGCCAGCACCCCGCGCTCATCGACGTGGAGACCGGGGCGGGCGTGCTCACCTGCGAGCCCGGCTACGGCGACGGTGGCGTGGTGGGCGTGGACATCTCCATGGGCCCGGCCCGGCTGGTGGCCGCGAACCTGCCCTCCGGGACGACGGGACAGCCTTTCGTGAACGCTCCGGTGCCCGGCCACGAAGGCCTGCTCGGCACCGCGGTGAACATGGGCAACCCGCACCTGGTGCTCCTGGATCAACCCCTGGAGGCCGCCGAGCGCCTGGGCCCCGCCCTGGAACGCCACCCGGCCTTCCCGGACCGAACCAACGTGGAGTTCGTCCGCGTGGACGAGGACGGCCTCACCGTCGTTGTCTGGGAGCGCGGCTGCGGCCTCACCCAGGCGTGCGGCACGGGCGCGTGCGCGTCCGCGGTGGCGGCCGTGCTGGCGAAGCGCCTGCCCTCGAACGCCTGGCTGCGCGTCACCCTGCCGGGCGGCGACCTGCGCATCCGCGTTCCGGGCGACCTGTCCGACATCCGGCTCCGGGGGCCCGTGGCCTTCGTCTTCGAAGGCGTTGTAGCGCTTCCAAGGGCCCGATAA
- a CDS encoding GGDEF domain-containing response regulator, whose amino-acid sequence MAGPILVVDDDLFFRQLATDLLSRRGHRVVAVENATLALEEVARATFDLVLTDVVMPGVDGFALTARLRERDPEQEVILVSTRDDVQGSEVALRLGVADCLVKPIEEADLLLAVDRAMERAQLRHERARLQDENLEFARFHNLQQRCLELLSHPDLEWLQERVIADLGAVCDAQSAALWVVDDRGDLALRSYRGLLDKQFLPEKMSPEGPLALRLREAAPWLARDERSPVLYVPLVAAGEVMGLAQLSDPLTGDFRTEHTRDAKVLADFAAVGVKNGRKLMALQRLGLRDRDTAAYNLSYFTDYASKEIYKARRYGRTFSLLTFSIDNLPLVRVRLGAQDAKKAVRGIIKALSKIIRDSDVIAKASDQEFYLLLPETDFFGAMMFVRRAVAAVRDEPDVQDVEQRLPLALVGGASTFPKDGEDFDELVHRCRRRMDERRASLQRRLMLDGLPFWDEVDLLLGTPNSPRLPTDDRAEPSRRGKVADVLFDELQVEIARELVRDPGSRGLLYVGGPEIRADLPLAVGLEQAPPDLSSRIYLLGRRVDLESHAALTPVFLEGDERVARHEFILWLSESASYALIQRRGRGATWGFHTSDTAVVDGLISKLQAEYDLQPY is encoded by the coding sequence GTGGCCGGTCCCATCCTCGTCGTCGACGACGACCTGTTCTTCCGACAACTCGCCACGGACCTGCTGTCACGCCGCGGGCACCGCGTGGTGGCGGTGGAGAACGCCACCCTCGCCCTCGAAGAGGTGGCCCGGGCGACGTTCGACCTGGTCCTCACCGACGTGGTGATGCCCGGCGTGGACGGTTTCGCGCTCACCGCGCGCCTGCGTGAGCGCGACCCCGAGCAGGAGGTCATCCTCGTCAGCACCCGCGACGACGTGCAGGGCTCGGAGGTCGCGCTGCGCCTGGGCGTGGCGGACTGCCTCGTCAAGCCCATCGAAGAGGCGGACCTGCTGCTCGCGGTGGACCGCGCCATGGAGCGCGCCCAGCTGCGCCACGAGCGCGCGCGGCTCCAGGACGAGAACCTGGAGTTCGCCCGCTTCCACAACCTCCAGCAGCGCTGCCTGGAGCTGCTCTCCCATCCGGATTTGGAGTGGCTCCAGGAGCGCGTCATCGCGGACCTGGGCGCGGTGTGCGACGCGCAGAGCGCCGCGCTGTGGGTGGTGGACGACCGGGGAGACCTGGCGCTGCGCTCGTACCGGGGCCTGCTCGACAAGCAGTTCCTGCCGGAGAAGATGAGCCCGGAGGGGCCGCTGGCCCTGCGCCTGCGCGAGGCCGCCCCGTGGCTCGCGCGCGACGAGCGCTCCCCGGTGCTGTACGTGCCGCTGGTGGCCGCGGGCGAGGTGATGGGGCTGGCGCAGCTGTCGGATCCGCTCACCGGCGACTTCCGCACGGAGCACACGCGCGATGCGAAGGTGCTGGCGGACTTCGCCGCGGTGGGCGTGAAGAACGGCCGCAAGCTGATGGCGCTCCAGCGCCTGGGCCTGCGCGACCGCGACACCGCCGCGTACAACCTCAGCTACTTCACCGACTACGCGTCCAAGGAGATCTACAAGGCGCGCAGGTACGGCCGCACCTTCTCGCTGCTCACCTTCAGCATCGACAACCTGCCGCTGGTGCGCGTGCGGCTGGGGGCGCAGGACGCGAAGAAGGCGGTGCGCGGCATCATCAAGGCGCTGAGCAAGATCATCCGCGACTCGGACGTCATCGCGAAGGCGAGCGACCAGGAGTTCTACCTCCTGCTGCCGGAGACGGACTTCTTCGGCGCGATGATGTTCGTGCGCCGCGCCGTGGCCGCCGTGCGCGATGAGCCGGACGTGCAGGACGTGGAGCAGCGCCTGCCGCTCGCGCTCGTGGGCGGCGCCAGCACGTTCCCCAAGGACGGCGAGGACTTCGACGAGCTGGTGCACCGCTGCCGCCGCCGCATGGACGAGCGCCGCGCGTCGCTCCAGCGCCGGCTGATGCTGGACGGCCTGCCGTTCTGGGACGAGGTGGACCTGCTGCTGGGCACGCCCAACAGCCCGCGCCTGCCCACGGACGACCGCGCCGAACCCAGCCGCCGGGGCAAGGTGGCGGACGTGCTCTTCGACGAGCTCCAGGTGGAGATCGCCCGGGAGCTGGTGCGCGATCCGGGCTCGCGCGGACTGCTCTACGTGGGCGGCCCGGAGATCCGCGCGGACCTGCCGCTGGCGGTGGGGCTGGAGCAGGCGCCGCCGGACCTGTCGTCGCGCATCTACCTGCTGGGCCGGCGCGTGGACCTGGAGTCGCACGCGGCGCTCACGCCGGTGTTCCTGGAAGGCGACGAACGGGTGGCGCGCCACGAGTTCATCCTCTGGCTGTCGGAGAGCGCGTCGTACGCGCTCATCCAGCGGCGGGGGCGGGGCGCGACGTGGGGCTTCCACACCTCGGACACCGCGGTGGTGGACGGGCTCATCTCCAAGCTGCAGGCTGAATACGACCTGCAGCCCTACTGA